Proteins encoded within one genomic window of Triticum aestivum cultivar Chinese Spring chromosome 2D, IWGSC CS RefSeq v2.1, whole genome shotgun sequence:
- the LOC123049839 gene encoding ABC transporter C family member 3-like, with protein MRQPLLDQATCSSSEAASTKSLFTDAGWFSIITFSWMGPLLDLGRKKTLDLDDVPFLDDSDSVHGILPKFKAKVVSNSATGQFTDVTTVKLAKAIVLTTWQLILITAVSALLSAVASYVGPYLIKYFVDYLNKSSRSSKEGYVLVLGFVVAQLIGGLSTRHLQFKSKQVGVRARSSLVAAIYQKGLALSGQCRQSISSGEMINVVSLDAECVGDFSRSMHDLWLLPVQIFLAMLILYSTLGFGAAIAAFLATALTSAANIPLGLIVQSYQEKTMSAKDVRMRAMSEILQNMRILKLQGWEMIFLSKIAELRKVEMNWVKKNVYTSAMVLSIYFCVPAFVAIVTFGACVLMGVPLETGKVLCALATFRQMQAPIHGIPDLISIINQTKVSLDRISSFMCLEELPSDVVTKLPRGTTDVSIEVTNGQFSWNTSSQVPTLQDVNFRIRQGMRVGICGTVGSGKSSLLSCILGEIPKLSGEVTTCGRISYVSQTPWIQSGKIEDNILFGTEMNRERYEKVLEACSLIKDLDMLPFGDQTIIGERGINLSGGQKQRMQIARALYHDADIYLFDDPFSAVDAHTGLHLFKECLLGFLASKTVVYVTHHVEFLPSADVIMVLKDGKIIQAGDYTEILNSGKEFTELTVSHKEALSTMEMLEPPSSNFEINCHLNGSGSTLPIADVQTDDENEVIVQNGQLVQEEEREKGRVGFTVYWRYITMADKGAFVPIILLAQILFQSLQIGSNLWMAWAAPRSKDVNPPVSSLKMINVYVALALVTSLCVFMRSYLLAMAECKTATMLFDKMHQCIFRAPMSFFDSTPNGRILIRASTDQSAVDTRIFDLMGYLLFPAIELLGTIILMSWVAWPVFIIFVPVSVASLWYQQYYISAARELQRLTGVCRAPVMQHFAESIAGTNIIRCFDKERQFISSTGHLMDNLSRPSLYNVAAMEWLCFRLDFLSSFIFGFALILLVTLPTDLIDSKTAGLAVTYGLSLNMLQGWAIVVLCSLENRMISVERILQYMAIPSEPPLTISESRPDCHWPAKGEIELRNLHVKYAPHLPLVLKGVTCTFSGGMKTGIVGRTGGGKSTLIQTLFRIVDPCIGQVLIDGIDISTIGLHDLRTRLSIIPQDPVMFEGTLRSNIDPLNEYSDDQIWEALDCCHLGDEVRKNELKLDCTVTENGENWSAGQRQLVCLGRVILKRRRILVLDEATSSVDPKTDSLIQQTLKQQFAECTVITIAHRITSVLDSERVILLDNGEIVEYDSPAKLLKDSSSLFSKLVSEYTMGSKL; from the exons ATGAGGCAGCCGCTTTTGGACCAGGCAACTTGTTCCTCATCTGAGGCAGCAAGCACTAAATCACTTTTCACAGATGCTGGATGGTTTAGCATTATCACATTTTCTTGGATGGGCCCTTTACTTGATCTTGGCAGAAAGAAAACGCTAGATCTTGATGATGTGCCGTTCTTGGATGACAGTGACAGTGTCCATGGGATCCTCCCTAAGTTTAAGGCAAAGGTTGTGTCAAACTCTGCGACGGGGCAGTTCACAGACGTTACGACAGTCAAGCTGGCCAAGGCTATTGTGCTTACAACATGGCAACTGATCCTCATCACTGCAGTCTCTGCCCTACTCAGCGCTGTTGCTTCATATGTTGGACCCTACCTGATCAAGTACTTTGTCGACTACCTAAATAAGAGTTCAAGATCCAGTAAAGAGGGCTACGTTTTAGTGTTGGGATTCGTTGTTGCGCAGTTGATCGGAGGCCTCTCAACAAGGCATTTGCAGTTTAAATCAAAACAAGTAGGCGTGCGTGCACGTTCATCGCTTGTTGCTGCTATTTATCAAAAAGGCCTTGCCCTCTCCGGTCAGTGCAGGCAAAGCATCTCAAGCGGAGAGATGATCAATGTCGTGAGCCTCGATGCCGAGTGTGTAGGAGATTTCAGTCGATCCATGCATGATCTTTGGCTGCTTCCTGTGCAAATTTTTCTAGCAATGCTCATTTTATACTCGACACTTGGTTTTGGGGCTGCAATTGCTGCCTTTCTTGCCACTGCTTTGACATCGGCGGCCAATATACCTTTAGGGCTAATCGTGCAAAGTTACCAAGAGAAAACTATGAGCGCCAAGGATGTGAGAATGAGGGCTATGTCTGAGATCTTACAGAACATGCGCATTCTCAAGCTTCAAGGATGGGAAATGATCTTCTTATCGAAGATCGCAGAGTTGAGGAAGGTAGAGATGAATTGGGTAAAGAAGAATGTATACACCTCGGCGATGGTTCTATCTATATATTTTTGTGTTCCTGCTTTTGTTGCCATTGTCACTTTTGGAGCTTGTGTGCTTATGGGCGTTCCATTAGAAACAGGTAAAGTGCTATGCGCTCTGGCAACATTTAGACAGATGCAAGCACCAATCCACGGTATCCCAGATTTAATCTCTATTATCAATCAGACAAAAGTATCGCTTGACAGGATAAGCTCATTTATGTGCCTTGAGGAACTGCCTAGTGATGTTGTAACTAAGCTTCCTAGAGGTACCACCGATGTATCGATTGAGGTGACGAACGGTCAGTTCTCTTGGAATACATCTTCTCAAGTGCCTACTCTCCAAGACGTGAACTTCCGTATACGACAAGGAATGAGGGTTGGTATCTGTGGAACAGTTGGATCTGGCAAATCAAGTTTGTTGTCTTGCATACTCGGTGAGATACCAAAATTATCAGGAGAGGTTACCACTTGTGGTAGGATCTCCTATGTTAGCCAAACACCTTGGATACAGAGTGGGAAAATTGAGGATAATATACTTTTCGGCACAGAAATGAATAGGGAGAGGTATGAAAAGGTGCTTGAAGCATGCTCTCTCATCAAGGACCTGGATATGTTACCATTCGGTGACCAGACGATAATAGGAGAGAGAGGCATTAACCTCAGTGGTGGACAAAAACAAAGGATGCAAATAGCCCGTGCTTTGTACCATGATGCTGATATCTATCTATTTGATGATCCGTTTAGTGCAGTTGATGCTCATACTGGATTGCACTTGTTCAAG GAGTGCTTGCTTGGATTTTTAGCTTCAAAAACAGTTGTGTATGTTACACATCATGTTGAATTTTTACCTTCAGCCGATGTTATCATG GTCTTGAAAGATGGGAAAATAATACAAGCAGGGGATTACACTGAAATTCTCAATTCTGGAAAAGAATTCACTGAATTAACTGTGTCACACAAGGAGGCATTGTCTACTATGGAGATGTTGGAGCCACCAAGTAGCAATTTTGAAATTAATTGCCATCTTAATGGCAGTGGAAGCACCCTACCCATAGCTGATGTGCAAACAGATGATGAGAATGAAGTAATTGTTCAAAATGGTCAACTTGTacaagaagaagaaagggagaaaGGCCGGGTTGGGTTTACTGTCTACTGGAGATATATTACAATGGCAGACAAAGGAGCATTTGTGCCAATTATTTTGCTAGCCCAGATCCTTTTTCAATCTCTTCAAATTGGAAGCAATTTATGGATGGCTTGGGCAGCTCCAAGATCTAAAGATGTGAATCCTCCAGTCAGTAGCTTAAAGATGATAAATGTATATGTTGCATTAGCTCTTGTTACCTCGTTGTGCGTCTTCATGCGATCCTATCTTCTTGCCATGGCTGAATGTAAGACTGCAACTATGCTATTTGACAAGATGCACCAATGCATATTCCGAGCACCGATGTCTTTCTTTGACTCCACGCCCAATGGCCGTATCTTGATTAGA GCTTCCACCGATCAGAGCGCAGTGGATACTCGAATTTTTGACCTGATGGGCTACCTTCTGTTCCCTGCCATCGAACTTCTTGGAACAATCATTCTAATGTCATGGGTTGCATGGCCAGTATTTATAATTTTTGTCCCTGTCAGTGTTGCATCTCTATGGTATCAG CAATACTACATAAGTGCTGCTAGGGAATTGCAGAGGTTAACTGGAGTTTGCAGAGCTCCTGTGATGCAGCATTTCGCCGAATCAATAGCTGGCACAAATATAATTAGATGTTTTGATAAGGAAAGACAGTTCATCAGTTCTACTGGCCACTTGATGGATAATTTGTCTCGGCCAAGTTTATACAATGTTGCTGCGATGGAATGGTTGTGCTTTCGCTTGGACTTCCTTTCTTCATTTATTTTTGGATTTGCCTTGATACTTTTAGTCACCTTGCCAACTGATCTAATTGACTCAA AAACAGCTGGTCTTGCAGTCACTTATGGACTAAGTCTGAATATGCTACAAGGGTGGGCTATTGTCGTCCTCTGTAGTTTGGAAAACAGAATGATATCCGTGGAAAGAATATTACAGTACATGGCCATTCCTTCTGAACCGCCCCTTACGATATCGGAAAGTAGACCGGATTGCCATTGGCCAGCAAAGGGTGAAATTGAGCTTCGTAACCTTCAT GTAAAATATGCGCCACATCTGCCTTTAGTTTTGAAAGGCGTGACATGCACCTTCTCAGGAGGTATGAAGACTGGTATTGTTGGAAGAACAGGTGGTGGAAAGTCAACCTTGATTCAAACACTATTCCGCATTGTCGACCCCTGCATTGGGCAAGTATTGATAGATGGGATCGACATCTCCACCATTGGACTGCATGACCTACGGACAAGACTGAGTATCATTCCACAAGATCCTGTTATGTTTGAGGGGACTCTGCGAAGCAACATCGACCCTCTGAATGAGTATAGTGATGACCAAATCTGGGAG GCATTGGACTGCTGTCATCTTGGAGACGAAGTTAGGAAGAACGAGCTCAAGCTCGACTGTACAG TCACGGAGAATGGAGAAAACTGGAGCGCGGGTCAACGGCAGCTTGTTTGCTTGGGAAGGGTGATTTTAAAGAGGAGACGGATCTTAGTTCTGGACGAGGCAACTTCTTCCGTGGATCCCAAAACCGACAGTTTGATCCAGCAAACCTTGAAACAGCAGTTTGCGGAATGCACCGTCATCACGATAGCACACCGTATTACATCGGTTCTTGATAGCGAGAGGGTCATTCTTCTGGACAACG GTGAAATTGTAGAGTACGACTCACCGGCGAAGTTGCTAAAAGACAGTTCATCCTTATTCTCAAAACTTGTGTCGGAGTACACGATGGGATCGAAATTATAA